In Capsicum annuum cultivar UCD-10X-F1 chromosome 7, UCD10Xv1.1, whole genome shotgun sequence, one genomic interval encodes:
- the LOC107878446 gene encoding cytochrome P450 CYP72A219 (The sequence of the model RefSeq protein was modified relative to this genomic sequence to represent the inferred CDS: added 63 bases not found in genome assembly) encodes MEIVYNIIIATLCIPILLLYYTWRVLNWAWFRPKRLENCLRQRGLKGNPYKFLYGDLDELTKSIVEAKSKPINFSDDIAPRLVPFFLNAMNKNGKSSFVWLGPYPVVLITDPEHVKEIFTKNYVYQKQTHPNPFSKLLAQGLVSLEEDKWAKHRKIINPAFHVEKLKHMLPAFYQSCSEMISKWEEVVPRETSFDLDVWPDLQIMTSEVISRTAFGSNYEEGRIVFELQQEQAEYVMDISRSIYIPGSRFLPTKRNKKMLEIEKQIQTTIRRIIDKRLKAMEGGETSKDDLLGILLESNLKEIQQHGSKGFGMTILEVIEECKLFYFAGQETTSVLLVWTMILLCLHPEWQVRAREEVLQIFGNDKPDLEGLSRLKIVTMILLETLRLFPPLPVFSRTNKEEVNLEELHLPAEVLLVIPTILIHYDKEIWGEDAKEFNPERFSEGVSKATKGHVSFIPFGGGPRICIGQNFAMMEAKMAIAMILRKFSFELSPSYTHAPFAVITIHPQYGAPLLMRKL; translated from the exons ACatggagagtgttgaattgggcATGGTTTAGGCCAAAAAGATTGGAAAATTGCTTAAGGCAAAGAGGTCTTAAAGGAAATCCATATAAGTTCTTGTATGGAGATTTGGATGAACTTACAAAAAGTATAGTAGAAGCAAAATCTAAGCCTATTAACTTCTCTGATGATATTGCTCCAAGGCTCGTCCCTTTTTTCCTCAACGCCATGAACAAAAATG GTAAAAGTTCTTTTGTTTGGCTAGGCCCATATCCAGTAGTGTTGATCACAGATCCTGAACATGTAAAAGAAATTTTCACAAAGAATTATGTGTACCAAAAGCAAACGCATCCCAATCCATTTTCCAAGTTATTGGCACAAGGCCTTGTAAGTCTTGAGGAAGACAAATGGGCCAAACACAGAAAAATCATTAATCCTGCTTTCCATGTCGAGAAGTTAAAG CATATGCTACCAGCATTTTATCAGAGTTGTAGTGAAATGATAAGCAAATGGGAGGAGGTTGTTCCAAGGGAAACATCATTCGATCTCGATGTATGGCCAGACCTCCAAATAATGACTAGTGAAGTCATTTCTCGAACTGCATTTGGGAGTAACTATGAAGAAGGAAGAATAGTATTTGAACTTCAGCAAGAACAAGCTGAGTATGTAATGGACATAAGTCGTTCAATTTATATACCAGGATCAAG GTTCTTGCCTActaaaaggaacaaaaaaatgCTAGAAATCGAAAAGCAAATCCAAACAACAATTAGGCGCATCATCGACAAAAGATTGAAGGCAATGGAAGGAGGGGAGACTAGTAAAGATGACTTATTAGGCATATTACTTGAATCCAATTTGAAAGAAATCCAACAACACGGAAGCAAAGGTTTCGGAATGACAATATTAGAAGTGATTGAAGAGTGCAAGTTATTCTATTTTGCTGGGCAAGAGACCACTTCAGTTTTGCTTGTTTGGACAATGATTTTGCTGTGCCTACATCCAGAGTGGCAAGTACGAGCCAGAGAAGAGGTTTTGCAGATCTTCGGAAATGATAAACCAGATTTGGAAGGACTAAGTCGTCTCAAAATT GTGACAATGATCTTGTTAGAGACGTTACGCCTGTTTCCTCCATTACCAGTATTTAGTAGAACAAACAAAGAAGAAGTCAACTTAGAGGAGCTGCATCTACCAGCTGAAGTGCTACTCGTTATACCCACAATATTAATTCATTATGACAAGGAAATATGGGGTGAAGACGCGAAAGAATTCAATCCAGAAAGATTCAGTGAAGGAGTGTCAAAGGCAACAAAAGGACATGTCTCTTTTATTCCATTTGGAGGGGGACCTCGAATTTGCATTGGACAAAACTTTGCAATGATGGAAGCAAAAATGGCAATAGCAATGATACTAAGAAAATTCTCCTTCGAACTCTCTCCATCTTATACACATGCTCCATTTGCAGTAATTACTATTCATCCACAGTATGGTGCTCCTCTACTTATGCGCAAACTTTGA
- the LOC107878447 gene encoding LOW QUALITY PROTEIN: cytochrome P450 CYP72A219 (The sequence of the model RefSeq protein was modified relative to this genomic sequence to represent the inferred CDS: substituted 1 base at 1 genomic stop codon) has translation WAKLGVETFFLLLIQNGLLSGKSSFAWLRTDPVILITDPEHAKEILTKSNVYQKQTHPNPFSKLLNYGLVCLEEDKWAKHRKIINPAFHVDKLKHMLPTFYRSCNEMISKWEEFVPVETSFELDVSPDLQKMTSEVISRTAFGGSYEEGRIVFELQQEQAAHVMDISRSIYIPGSRFLPTKRNKRMLEIXKQIETTIRRIIDKRLKAMEGGETSKDDLLGISLNPI, from the exons tgggctaaattaggcgtagaaactttttttcttttgctaaTCCAAAATGGATTACTTTCAGGTAAGAGTTCTTTTGCGTGGCTTCGTACGGATCCAGTAATATTGATCACAGATCCTGAACATGCAAAAGAGATTTTGACAAAGAGTAATGTGTACCAAAAGCAAACTCATCCCAATCCATTTTCCAAGTTATTGAATTACGGTCTTGTATGCCTTGAGGAAGACAAATGGGCCAAACACagaaagatcatcaatcctgctTTTCATGTCGACAAGTTAAAG CATATGCTGCCAACATTTTATCGGAGTTGTAATGAAATGATAAGcaaatgggaggagtttgttcCAGTGGAAACATCATTCGAGCTCGATGTATCGCCAGACCTTCAAAAAATGACCAGTGAAGTCATCTCTCGAACCGCATTTGGGGGTAGCTATGAAGAAGGAAGAATAGTATTTGAACTTCAGCAAGAACAAGCTGCGCATGTAATGGACATAAGTCGTTCAATTTATATACCAGGATCAAG GTTCTTGCCTACTAAACGGAACAAAAGAATGCTGGAAATCTAAAAGCAAATTGAAACAACAATAAGACGTATCATCGACAAAAGATTGAAGGCAATGGAAGGAGGGGAGACCAGTAAAGATGACTTATTAGGCATATCACTTAATCCAATTTGA